A section of the Triticum dicoccoides isolate Atlit2015 ecotype Zavitan chromosome 7A, WEW_v2.0, whole genome shotgun sequence genome encodes:
- the LOC119327583 gene encoding protein transport protein Sec61 subunit gamma-like, protein MDAVDSVVDPLREIAKDSIRLIKSCHKPDCKEFTKVAARMVIGFVVMGFVSFFVKLIFIPINNIIVGSG, encoded by the exons ATGGACGCCGTCGACTCCGTGGTGGACCCCCTCCGCGAGATCGCCAAGGACAGCATCCGCCTCATCAAGAGCTGCCACAAGCCCGACTGCAAGG AGTTCACCAAGGTGGCAGCGCGGATGGTGATCGGGTTCGTCGTCATGGGGTTCGTCAGCTTCTTCGTCAAGCTCATCTTCATCCCCATCAACAACATCATCGTCGGCTCCGGCTAG